GTGTAGTCGGCTGCGGGCAGCGAAACGCCGGCTGGCTGAGCAAGGAGGAGTGGGGGAGCGGGGGGGTCGCCACCcccaaagagagggggaggaggggtatgtgggggaggacagggaggagagagggagcgtgCCCTCAGTGAGTGCCCACTCTGCCCTcctcatgtgtctgtgtgtgtactgggGCTGGGGTAGGTGTAGCGTCATTAGCTGGTGTGTTTGTGCAAAGGGCTGAGGGGTGTGAGTGTGTGACTCCACTCCAAGCTGCAAGTGTATGTCTGACAAGGGATGACTCTGTGAGCTCTGGCTTGGTGAGCTCCGTGAGCTCTGACTCTGTGAGCTCTGTGAGCGCTGGCTCTGTGAGCTCTGGCTCTGTGAGCTCTGTGAGTTCTGTGAGCACAGGCTCTGTGAGCGCAGGCTGTGTGAGCAATGTGAGCGCAGGCTCTGTGAGCTCTGTGATTGCTGACTCTGTGATCGCTGGCTCTGTGAGCGCTGGCTCTGTGAGCGCAGGCTCTGTGAGCTCTGGCTCTGTGAGCTCTGGCTATGTGTTGTCGCCATCATGTGTTTGGGGGCAGTACTGCGGAGTCTCTCGGCTGCAGACATGCGCGTTGCAGGGTCGCTGCGACTTCCCTTCCTCAAGAGCAGAGCCTTGAAGCTGTCACTGCTGCTGCTGACCCCTAACCTATGACCTATCACCTTACTGGATCCTAACACCTCAAGAGGTTGCAGATGGGCGGGGCTAGGGCCTGGAGGggtcactggaggagaggaggagaaagaagaggaggaggagaggggaaagacaCGGCATCGGTCTTCCTCAGAGTTCCTGCGCCCAAGAACTTTCCTCTTAGACCtgaaagagggggggagagagagagagagagagagagagagagagagagagagagagagagagagagagagagagagagagagagagagagagagagagagagagagagagagagagagagagagagagagagagagagagagagagagagggaggatgggagagaagTTAACATTAAATGACTGATTATAGTCCTACTACCAACGAATCAGTGAAGTACCGAACCAGTGAACCTCCAAACCAGTGAACCACCAAACCAGTGAACCACCAAACCAGTGAACCACCAATCCAATGAACCACCAAACCAGTGAGCCACCAAACCAGTGAGCCACCAAACCAGTGAGCCACCAAACCAGTGAACCACCAAACCAGTGAGCCACCAAACCAGTGAACCACCAAACCAGTGAACCTCCAAACCAGTGAACCACCAAACCAGTGAACCACCAAACCAGTGAACCACCAAACCAGTGAGCCACAAAACCAGTGAGCCACCAAACCAGTGAACCACCAAACCAGTGAACCATCAAACCAGTGAACCATCAGACCAGTGAGCCACCAAACCAGTGAACCACCAAACCAGTGAACCACCAAACCAGTGAACCATCAAACCAGTGAACCATCAAACCAGTGAACCACCAAACCAGTGAGCCACCAAACCACTGAACCACCAAACCAGTGAGCCACCAAACCACTGATCCACCAAACCAGTGAACCATCAAACCACTGAACCACCAAACCAGTGAACCACCAAACCACTGAACCACCAAACCAGTGAACCATCAAACCAGTGAACCATCAAACCAGTGAACCATCAAACCAGTGAACCATCGAACCAGTGAACCATCAAACCAGTGAACCATCAAACCACTGAACCATCAAACCATGCTAATGACAGGATGCATTTGACACGTCATGCATGTAGTACACTAGAACGTTCTATACCTATTAATACACTAGAACGTTCTATACCTATTAATACACTAGAACGTTCTATACCTATTAGTACACTAGAACGTGCTATACCTATTAGTACACTAGAACGTACTATACCTGTTAGTACACTAGAACGTTCTATACCTATTAGCACACTATAACGTTCTATACCTATTAGTACACTAGAACGTTCTATACCTATTATTACACTAGAACGTTCTATACCTATTAGTACACTAGAACGTTCTATACCTATTAGTACACTAGAACGTTCTATACCTATTAGTACACTAGAACGTTCTATACCTAATAATACACTAGAACGTTCTATACCTATTAGTACACTATAACGTTCTATACCTATTAATACACTAGAACGTTCTATACCTAATAATACACTAGAATGTTCTATACCTATTAGTACACTAGAACGTTCTATACCTATTAATACACTAGAACGTTCTATACCTAATAATACACTAGAACGTTCTTTACCTATTAGTACACTAGAACGTTATATACCTATTAATACACTAGAACGTTCTATACCTAATAATACACTAGAACGTTCTATACCTATTAGTACACTAGAAGGTTCTATACCTATTAATACACTAGAACGTTCTATACCTATTAGTACACTAGAACGTTCTATACCTATTAGTACACTAGAACGTTCTTTAGCTATTAGTACACTAGAACGTTCTTTACCTATTAGTACACTAGAACGTTATATACCTATTAATACACTAGAACGTTCTATACCTAATAATACACTAGAACGTTCTATACCTATTAGTACACTAGAACGTTCTATACCTATTAATACACTAGAAGGTTCTATACCTATTAGTACACTAGAACGTTCTATACCTATTAATACACTAGAACGTTCTATACCTATTAATACACTAGAACGTTCTATACCTATTAGTACACTAGAACGCTCTATACCTATTAGTACACTAGAACGTTCTATACCTATTAGTACACTAGAACGTTCTATACCTATTAATACATTACAACGTTCTATACCTGTTAGTACAATGATCTTGATTCATAGAAGTGGATGATGAAAGCCTTCCTGTTTTGTTGATAAGCACATAACTAACTACAAAACCTACATCTGCGTTAACGATGAGCTCAATAAGAAATATTTGCCGCCAAAGCCTCCCagcatgtttcactacagagggactagttataacagcatgtttcaccatagagggactagttataacatcatgtttcattacagagggactagttataaaatcatgtttcactacagctggactagttataacatcatgtttcactacagagggactagttataacatcatgtttcaccacAGAGGGattagttataacatcatgtttcaccacagagggactagttataacatcgtgtttcactacagagggactagttataacatcatgtttcactacagagggactagttataataTCATGTTttattacagagggactagttataacatcatgtttcattatcGAGgaactagttataacatcatgtttcattacagagggactagttataacatcatgtttcactacagagggactagttataacatcatgtttcaatttagagggactagttataacatcatgtttcattacagagggactagttataacatcatgtttcactacagctggactagttataacatcatgtttcattacagagggactagttatatcatcatgtttcattacagacggactagttataacatcatgtttcattacagagggactagttatatcatcatgtttcattacagagggactagttataacatcatgtttcactatagagggactagttataacatcatgtttcaccacAGAGGGattagttataacatcatgtttcattacagagggactagttataacatcatgtttcactacagagggactagttataacatcatgtttcactacagagggactagttataacatcatgtttcactacagagggactagttataacatcatgtttcactacagagggactagttataacatcatgtttcactacagagggactagttataacatcatgtttcaatttagagggactagttataacatcatgtttcaccacagagggactagttataacatcatgtttcactacagctggactagttataacatcatgtttcattacagagggactagttatatcatcatgtttcattacagacggactagttataacatcatgtttcattacagagggactagttatatcatcatgtttcattacagagggactagttataacatcatgtttcactatagagggactagttataacatcatgtttcaccacAGAGGGattagttataacatcatgtttcattacagagggactagttatatcatcatgtttcattacagagggactagttataacatcatgtttcactatagagggactagttataacatcatgtttcaccacagagggactagttatatcatcatgtttcattacagagggactagttataacatcatgtttcattacagagggactagttataacatcatgtttcactacagagggactagttataacatcatgtttcactacagagggactagttataacatcatgtttcactatagagggactagttataacatcatgtttcactacagagagactagttataacatcatgtttcactacagagggactagttataacatcatgtttcaccacagagggactagttataacatcatgtttcactatagagggactagttataacatcatgtttcactacagagggactagttataaaataatgtttcactacagagggactagttataacatcatgtttcaccacagagggactagttataacatcatgtttcactatagagggactagttataacatcatgtttcactatagagggactagttataacatcatgtttcaccacagagggactagttataacatcatgtttcactatagagggactagttataacatcatgtttcactatagagggactagttataacatcatgtttcactacagagagactagttataacatcatgtttcacaatagagggactagttataacatcatgtttcactacagagggactagttataacatcatctttcaccacagagggactagttataacatcatgtttcactatagagggactagttataacatcatgtttcaccacagagggactagttataacatcatgtttcactacagagggactagttataacatcatgtttcaatttagagggactagttataacatcatgtttcattacagagggactagttataacatcatgtttcactacagctggactagttataacatcatgtttcattacagagggactagttatatcatcatgtttcattacagacggactagttataacatcatgtttcattacagagggactagttatatcatcatgtttcattacagagggactagttataacatcatgtttcactatagagggactagttataacatcatgtttcaccacAGAGGGattagttataacatcatgtttcattacagagggactagttataacatcatgtttcactacagagggactagttataacatcatgtttcactacagagggactagttataacatcatgtttcactatagagggactagttataacatcatgtttcactacagagagactagttataacatcatgtttcactacagagggactagttataacatcatgtttcaccacagagggactagttataacatcatgtttcactatagagggactagttataacatcatgtttcactacagagggactagttataacataatgtttcactacagagggactagttataacatcatgtttcaccacagagggactagttataacatcatgtttcactatagagggactagttataacatcatgtttcactatagagggactagttataacatcatgtttcaccacagagggactagttataacatcatgtttcactatagagggactagttataacatcatgtttcactatagagagactagttataacatcatgttttattacagagggactagttatatcatcatgtttcattacagacggactagttataacatcatgtttcactacagagggattagttataacatcatatttcgccacagagggactagttataacatcatgtttcactacagagggactagttataacatcatgtttcactacagagggactagttataacatcatgtttcactacagagggactagtaataacatcatgtttcattacagagggactagttataacatcatgtttcactacagagggactagttataacatcatgtttcactatagagggactagttataacatcatgtttcactacagagggactagttataacatcatgtttcactacagagggactagttataacatcatgtttcactatagagggactagttataacatcatgtttcactacagagggactagttataacatcatgtttcactacagagggactagttataacatcatgtttcaccacagagggactagttataacatcatgtttcactatagagggactagttataacatcatgtttcactacagagggactagttataacataatgtttcactacagagggactagttataacatcatgtttcaccacagagggactagttataacatcatgtttcactatagagggactagttataacatcatgtttcactatagagggactagttataacatcatgtttcaccacagagggactagttataacatcatgtttcactatagagggactagttataacatcatgtttcactatagagggactagttataacatcatgtttcactacagagagactagttataacatcatgtttcacaatagagggactagttataacatcatgtttcactacagagggactagttataacatcatgtttcaccacagagggactagttataacatcatgtttcattacagatggactagttataacatcatgtttcaatttagagggactagttataacatcatgtttcactacagagggactagttatagcATCATGTTTCACCACAGAGGGACTaattataacatcatgtttcattacagagggactagttataacatcatgtttcaccacagagggactagttataacatcatgtttcactacaaagggactagttataacatcatgtttcaccacagagggactagttataacatcatgtttcactacagagggactagttatatcatcatgtttcattacagagggactagttatatcatcatgtttcattacagacggactagttataacatcatgtttcactacagagggattagttataacatcatatttcgccacagagggactagttataacatcatgtttcactacagaaggactagttataacatcatgtttcactacagagggactagttataacatcatgtttcactacagagggactagtaataacatcatgtttcattacagagggactagttataacatcatgtttcactacagagggactagttataacatcatgtttcactatagagggactagttataacatcatgtttcactacagagggactagttataacatcatgtttcactacagagggactagttataacatcatgtttcactatagagggactagttataacatcatgtttcactacagagggactagttataacatcatgtttcactacagagggactagttataacatcatgtttcaccacagagggactagttataacatcatgtttcactacagagggactagttataacatcatgtttcactacagagggactagttataacatcatgtttcactatagagggactagttataacatcatgtttcaccacagagggactagttataacatcatgtttcactacagagggactagctATACACACCATTCACTAAAGGACTAGGCTGGACTATGGGATGATCCACCCCTAACTACACCCTCCAACCGATCAGTGTTACCTGCTTTCAACACCACGCCCACACACCTGGGTGGTCAAACGCGTGTGCCTTCCCAGAATGCACTGCTACAGAGAGATGCAGATGCAGGGCAAGGTGTGTTAATGCTGCATTAGAACCCCAAAAAAtgtaaagtatatatatatatatatatatacagtgcattcggaaagtattaagaccccttgacttttaccacattttgttacgttacagctacAAAAAtaaatctcatcaatctacacacagtaccccataatgacaaagttttTAGAgatgtttacaaatgtattaaacatgtcaaactgaaatatcacgtaagtattcagaccctttgctgattactttgttaaagcacctttggcagcgatttcagcctcgagtcttcttgggtatgacgctaccagcttggcacatctgtatttggggagtttctcccattattctctgtagatcctctcaagctctgtcaggttggatggggagcttcgctgttcagctattttcaggtctccagagatgttcgatccggttcaagtccagggcctggctgggcctctcaaggacattgagacttgtctcaaagccactcctgcgttgtcttggctgtgttcttagggtcgttgtcctgttggaaggtgaacctttacccccagtctgaggtcttgagtgctctggagcaggttttcaccagggatctctgtactttgctctgttcatctttccttcgatcctgactagtctcccagtccctgccgctgaaaaacatccccacaacatgatgctgccacctccatgattcactgtagggatggtgccatgtttggcattcaggccaaatagttcaatcttggcttcatcagaccagagaatattgtttctcatcagctgagagtcctttagttaccttttggcaaactccaagtgtgctgtcatgtgccatttactgaggagtggcttccgtctggccactctaccataaaggcctggttggtggagtgctgcagagatggttgtccttctggaaggttctctcatctccacagaggaactctggggctctgtcagagtgaccatcgggttcttgatcacttccctgaccaaggcccttctcccctgattgctcagtttggccgggcagccagctttaggaagagtcttggtggttctaaacttcttcatTCTTCCAGAATGATCGAGGCCactcttggggatcttcaatgatgcagaaatttgttggtacctttcctcagatctgtgcctcgacacaattctgtctctgagctctacagacaattactttgacctcatggcttggtttttgctctgacgtgaactgtcaactgtgggaccttatatagacaggtgtgtgcctttcctaatcatgtccaatcaattgaatttaccacagttggactccaatcaagttgtagaaacatctcaaggatgatcaatggaaacaggatgcacctgagctcaatttcgagtctcatagcaaaggatctgaatacttatataaataaggtatttctgtttttttttcttttatacatttaaaaacatgttttcattatgggttattatgtgtagattgatgaggataattttaaaaatccattttagaataagtctgtaatgtaacaaaaggaaggctgaatactttccaaatgctctgtatatatatatatatatatatatatatataataaaaataaaaaaaacatctaagatttttttttttatataaacaaAGAATATACAAAAATGGATCTCCGGGGTTCAGATATGTGGATCTATGAGACGTGTATCAGAGTGTCTGAAGAACATACAGGAGTGTCATCATGTGTCATCATGTGTCATCATGTGTCATCATGTGTTATCACGACATACCTGTGTATGGCAGCAAACAGGTCTTCAGTAGTCCGTGGTGGTGTCACCATCTTCTCCACTGAAGAAATATCAAACacctcacctgagagagagggagaacgcgacagacagagagagagagagagagagagagagagagagagagagagagagagattgtagaGACCTGTGCAGAAACCAATACTCCAAACCATCCATACTCCGAGCTGATAGGCTGGAGAGACTGAAGCAGCCACTGGTCGAGACAGTGACAACTCCAAACCATACTCCAAGCTGATAGGATGGAGAGAAGTCTATGTATTTCCTGCAGCAGTGTCCTTCAGTCAAGGCTGTCAGggtagaagggggagagggtcagggagagagagagctggagggggTTGAGAGATTAATGGTCATCTCCAACCCAAAGGAAGGTAGTAGTCTTACAACCCAGTAAGAGATCTAtgtaggagagaggggagaaagagagagaaggagagacagtgagagagaaacagagagacagagagagagacagagacagagaccagagacagcgagagagagagagagagagagagagagacagagagagacagagagagacagagaaagagagagatagacagtgagagagagacagacatagagagagagagagagacagagagagagagagagagagagagagagttccatAACTCACCATTGTCTTCTCTGGAGGTCAGGGACCCTGTGGAGCTGCTGGCCCCATCTGTGTCCAGGctgcacctctcctccctcttcccccactccttcctctcctcccactcCATCCTTTCTTCCCCCAGTTCCCCCTCGTCCTCTTGGATGAACAGATCTGGCAGGAGTAGCGCCCCTTTCAGGCTGTCAGTAGACAGAGGACTGCTCAGagagtctctcctctcttccagagAAAAGCTTTCAAAATCATTGCTGTCCTCCTCAATcgctcccctctgtctgtcttcctcttcaccctcctcctctcttctctccagctTCTGCcaattttctctctcctccttctcttcttcctcctgcATCACCCAAATTTCCTCTGGTTCTGATCTCCCCAGCTCTGTGTATGGCACCGGTACTCTCTGTGGCTGTCTGGGAGCTGCTTCTCTCTcagtgtctgcctctctctctgtctctctctctgcctctgtgtctacctctttctctgtgtctgtctcactctctgtctcgtcctctctctctgtctcgtcctctctctctgtctctgtcttcatctCCAGTGGACAGGACTCCTGCTGTGGCTCTGATACACAGGGTTCTGGAGGACAGGGGCTTGGTGGTAACTCTGGTACACAGGGTTCTGGAGGACAGGGCCTTGGTGGTAACTCTGCTACACAGGGTTCTGGAGGACAGGGCCTTGGTGGTAACTCTGGTACACAGGGTTCTGGAGGACAGGGCCTTGGTGGTAACTCTGCTACACAGGGTTCTGGAGGACAGGGCCTTGGTGGTAACTCTGGTACACAGGGTTCTGGAGGACAGGGCCTTGGTGGTAACTCTGGTACAGGGGGTGCTGGAGGACAGGGGCTTGGTGGTAGCTCTGGTACACAGTATTGTGACTGGAAGAACTTCAGGAAGGGGTATGCTGTCTCTGGCTCTGGTTGAGACTCTGTCTGGGGCTTGGTTGTCCTCTCTATGGGTTGTTGAGACTCTGTCTGGGGCTTGGTCGTCCTCTCTATGGGTTGTTGAGACTCTGTCTGGGTCTGTGTCTCTGGCTGGGTCTGTATCTCTGGCCGGTACAGGTTTATCCcaagtgagggtggtgtctctgggACGGAGGGCTCTGGAGGTGTACCTATCAATacgggtgggggtggtggtggtggtgtgtctgtctggttTGTTCTCAGCAAGGGCGGGGGCATGATCTTGGGCTTCTTTAGGGCAACGGGAAGCTTCTGTctgtggggggaggagggggagggggtagcagaggagtgtgtgggtgtgtatgcccACGCTGAGTACTCTGGTTGGCCGTCGGCGAGGCAGGATGTGGTCTCCTGTCGAGGCGTAGGTTCTCCGTTCTGTCGTGTGTTTTCAGCAGCGGGGCTAGATCTTTGAAACACTGTTCTCAGTGGCCTAGAGAGCACAACAGCCTTCTTTGGGGTTCTCTCTTCCGTCTCAGTAAGCACGGCATCAAACCTTCCTACACTCTCTAACACAGTGCTGGTTAGCTTGGTATCCATGCCCTCCCCTCGCTCCTGGGCTCTGGTTAGCGTTATGCCATTTAGCTTAGCTTCTGTGCTCTTTGCAATATGCTGGGCATCACTGGTTGACTTAGCATTGGTTAGCATAATGCTAGTTAGAGAAGCATCATTGATGGCTTGGCTATACTCAACATTAGCTGATGTATGATTGGTTAGCATAATGCTAGTTAGGGTAGCATCATTGATGTCTTGGCCCTGCTCAATATTAGCTGATGTATGGTTGGTTAGCATAATGCTAGTTAGAGTAGCATCATTGATGTCTTGGCCCTGCTCAATATTAGCTGATATAGGGTCGGTGAGCATAATGCTAGTTAAAGAAGCATCATTGATGGCTTGGCTATACTCAACATTAGCTGATGTGTGGTTGGTTAGCATAATGCTAGTTAGGGTAGCATCATTGATGTCTTGGCCCTGCTCAATATTAGCTGATGTAGGGTCGGTTAGCATAATGCTAGTTAGAGTAGCATCATTGATGTCTTGGCCCTGCTCAATATTAGCTGATATAGGGTCGGTTAGCATAATGCTAGTTAGAGTAGCATCATTGATGTCTTGGCCCTGCTCAATATTAGCTGATGTAGGGTCGGTTAGCATAATGCTAGTTAGAGTAGCGTTATTTCTTTCTTGGCTCTGCTCAATATTAGATGATGGAGGGTTGTTTAGCCTCTTGGTAGAGCACAGAGTGACTCTCTGAAGGGCTTGGGTTGTTATCAGGGGCTGGGGAGTGTGTCCTGGACACGCtctggggaggggaaggaggggggaaGGAGGCAGGGGGGTGTGGGTGTaagagggaggaggtggtggatgagcgggaagaggaggaagatgaggagggctGTTGATTGACAGGTCTGAATCCTCTGTGAGCTCAGAGGAAGGATGAGCAGGGAACCCTAGCAATGAAGTCACCCGACTGGCAGGTGTAATAGGTGAAAAGAAGGGGTGGCGTTGAGTCTGTCGCACTGCACAGGCATGCAAGGGAGgcgggagggaagggggagaaggtagaggagggggagtgggaagggatggctggggtagaggaggaggagaggggagggatggtt
This Salvelinus fontinalis isolate EN_2023a chromosome 16, ASM2944872v1, whole genome shotgun sequence DNA region includes the following protein-coding sequences:
- the LOC129813233 gene encoding uncharacterized protein LOC129813233 (The sequence of the model RefSeq protein was modified relative to this genomic sequence to represent the inferred CDS: added 137 bases not found in genome assembly), translating into MVFISLALKSVLKYFNRNNSAVRLDEDKKWSVHYTSQKPQQETRPSCVDDRRSVLRECSKKLRRVEYGSSQYFSQNPAYLSPSTSENRLHDDKGRNDRHRKKSTGSSPDEDLSAYSSRPPPSPPTNSYEPIDDTVNGYDVTANSCDLTVAEETEWTKPLPLPTPEEKMRQQAQAIAAEIVPINITGEGFERQASFRRALANTDTLIRQPRNKLTRRKTIAGIPGDVTRDLEHEPHEEPGCGGSVVLPGQYSTLGRTGSVNTALLQRSLAQGPHTQSLTPSHTQEAGLLEEERVEERRMVERREEEREEERRVEERRLEEREEERRMDERREEEREEKRRMDERREEEREEERREEEREEERRVMKPSVRRIRAQRGQGISSLMASLTPTLTPNPSLTPYLSLTPSSSVGSVSLGGEDGGEGFCSLPRQNILSSLSSDCSCLSTPYRTFCHTTSCSMDHEFLSQSGEGQSTLLEEDWSYEPLLPSSHSSPLHPFTSISTSCQTDCVSLCSESHGHGCVSLCSESHGHDCISLCSESHGHGCVSADYATGSNRSPHGNRDHRGLHGHSRNLSGSISLRKSKRPPAPPTRSTSLRFKPSRGKKLRYNYNNDTAGPGEVAMKGSLTSSPTPLSPPLSPGVFEDPWVPRCSSVGRAGADTDSQINHVPHFHSFHQQPNPGQEQNYPASPCQQHPHPSVPRSASAGGVSLLMGLKMAASSPKMSATAGRLQRLASSTSSGYSSECNTPTLSSPLTPSSPQTPSSPLISSSSLHLTSSSSLPRTSSSPGGGGPRPPIPERKSSLLSSPFSSFSSTSSLSSYTSSDSRFPPLPSPPPLPGSNILPPPYPSLPQGQSLPSPLPDLCISPPLPSPPPLPQPSLPSPPPLPQPSLPSPPPLPQPSLPSPPPLPQPSLPSPPPLPQPSLPSPPPLPQPSLPSPPPLPQPSLPSPPPLPQPSLPSPPPLPQPSLPSPPPLPQPSLPSPPPLPQPSLPSPPPLPQPSLPTPPPLPSPPSLPPPLHACAVRQTQRHPFFSPITPASRVTSLLGFPAHPSSELTEDSDLSINSPPHLPPLPAHPPPPPSYTHTPLPPSPLLPLPRACPGHTPQPLITTQALQRVTLCSTKRLNNPPSSNIEQSQERNNATLTSIMLTDPTSANIEQGQDINDATLTSIMLTDPISANIEQGQDINDATLTSIMLTDPTSANIEQGQDINDATLTSIMLTNHTSANVEYSQAINDASLTSIMLTDPISANIEQGQDINDATLTSIMLTNHTSANIEQGQDINDATLTSIMLTNHTSANVEYSQAINDASLTSIMLTNAKSTSDAQHIAKSTEAKLNGITLTRAQERGEGMDTKLTSTVLESVGRFDAVLTETEERTPKKAVVLSRPLRTVFQRSSPAAENTRQNGEPTPRQETTSCLADGQPEYSAWAYTPTHSSATPSPSSPHRQKLPVALKKPKIMPPPLLRTNQTDTPPPPPPPVLIGTPPEPSVPETPPSLGINLYRPEIQTQPETQTQTESQQPIERTTKPQTESQQPIERTTKPQTESQPEPETAYPFLKFFQSQYCVPELPPSPCPPAPPVPELPPRPCPPEPCVPELPPRPCPPEPCVAELPPRPCPPEPCVPELPPRPCPPEPCVAELPPRPCPPEPCVPELPPSPCPPEPCVSEPQQESCPLEMKTETEREDETEREDETESETDTEKEVDTEAERETEREADTEREAAPRQPQRVPVPYTELGRSEPEEIWVMQEEEEKEERENWQKLERREEEGEEEDRQRGAIEEDSNDFESFSLEERRDSLSSPLSTDSLKGALLLPDLFIQEDEGELGEERMEWEERKEWGKREERCSLDTDGASSSTGSLTSREDNGEVFDISSVEKMVTPPRTTEDLFAAIHRSKRKVLGRRNSEEDRCRVFPLSSSSSFSSSPPVTPPGPSPAHLQPLEVLGSSKVIGHRLGVSSSSDSFKALLLRKGSRSDPATRMSAAERLRSTAPKHMMATTHSQSSQSQSSQSLRSQSQRSQSQRSQSQQSQSSQSLRSHCSHSLRSQSLCSQNSQSSQSQSSQSQRSQSSQSQSSRSSPSQSSQSHPLSDIHLQLGVESHTHTPQPFAQTHQLMTLHLPQPQYTHRHMRRAEWALTEGTLPLSSLSSPTYPSSPSLWGWRPPRSPTPPCSASRRFAARSRLHSSPMTAISEREGEGESMEGDGLAVTIGLGRDSCKTFGLVELTDGRAEATNGSLDWQQSRSMETHNVLWVG